From Glycine soja cultivar W05 chromosome 4, ASM419377v2, whole genome shotgun sequence, the proteins below share one genomic window:
- the LOC114410747 gene encoding uncharacterized protein LOC114410747, whose amino-acid sequence MFPPPSKVKTKGAPKKGLKRSERSTKCDPSYWEYVDAFNSSQSSNTSVKHSASCYEPPKPTRIIPMLDQFAPFIRGFIEDVVDVKVNGNCGYRSIAALLGVGKESWSMVHNELIKELGKWSHDFIKLFGGTETFEHVRMSLHVDGFSQVCCIC is encoded by the coding sequence ATGTTTCCTCCTCCATCCAAGGTGAAgactaaaggtgcaccgaagaaaggTCTGAAAAGAAGCGAAAGATCCACAAAGTGTGATCCATCCTATTGGGAGTACGTTGATGCATTTAATTCTTCTCAAAGCAGCAACACCTCAGTGAAACATAGTGCATCGTGTTATGAACCACCGAaaccaacaaggatcatcccgatgttggatcagtTTGCGCCTTTTATTCGAGGTTTCATCGAGGACGTTGTGGACGTCAAAGTGaacggtaactgtggatatcgttCCATTGCCGCTTTGTTAGGTGTGGGCAAAGAATCTTGGTCGATGGTCCACAACGAATTGATCAAAGAACTTGGCAAATGGTCGCATGACTTTATCAAactcttcggtggcacagagaCATTCGAACATGTAAGGATGTCGCTACATGTTGATGGGTTCTCCCAAGTATGTTGTATatgctaa